A genomic window from Gemmatimonadota bacterium includes:
- the miaA gene encoding tRNA (adenosine(37)-N6)-dimethylallyltransferase MiaA, giving the protein MRSPDVREAPPVGGASAPPWRVPTLVGPTASGKTALSLRLAEVWEGEIISMDSRQVYRGLDIGTDKVALADRARAPHHGLDRVEPDERYSAGRFAREATAWIEDIVERGRQPVLVGGTGFFLRALTEPIFAEPPLDPLRREQLRAWLAARPLPELARWADALDPERAALARAGGRQRVQRVLEVALLTGRALSEWHQRSAGPPPRVRAWVVLLELPREEMDRRIDARVERMITGGLADEVRALRAQGYRREHPGLTGTGYREMWDVLEGTRSLADAAAEMKRQTRQYARRQLTWFRNQLPDVAVRLEATRPLEDQVRVVVDHWEEERRAA; this is encoded by the coding sequence GTGCGCTCCCCCGATGTCCGGGAGGCGCCGCCGGTCGGGGGCGCCTCCGCGCCGCCCTGGCGCGTCCCGACCCTCGTGGGACCGACCGCGTCCGGCAAGACGGCCCTGTCGCTGCGCCTGGCCGAGGTGTGGGAGGGGGAGATCATCTCGATGGACTCCCGCCAGGTCTACCGGGGCCTGGACATCGGTACCGACAAGGTGGCGCTGGCGGACCGGGCCCGCGCCCCGCACCACGGGTTGGACCGTGTCGAGCCCGACGAGCGATACAGCGCGGGGCGTTTCGCTCGCGAGGCGACCGCGTGGATCGAAGACATCGTCGAGCGGGGCCGTCAGCCCGTGCTGGTCGGCGGCACGGGTTTCTTCCTGCGCGCGTTGACCGAACCGATCTTTGCGGAACCGCCCCTGGATCCCCTGCGGCGCGAGCAGCTCCGGGCCTGGCTGGCCGCCCGTCCGCTGCCCGAGCTCGCCCGCTGGGCGGACGCGTTGGACCCGGAGCGGGCCGCGCTCGCCCGGGCGGGGGGCCGCCAGCGCGTGCAGCGGGTGCTGGAGGTGGCTCTGCTCACGGGGCGCGCGTTGAGCGAGTGGCACCAGCGGTCGGCCGGCCCGCCGCCCCGCGTGCGCGCCTGGGTCGTCCTGCTCGAGCTTCCACGCGAGGAGATGGACCGTCGCATCGACGCGCGCGTGGAGCGCATGATCACGGGGGGCCTCGCGGACGAGGTGCGCGCCCTGCGCGCCCAGGGCTATCGGCGGGAGCATCCCGGTCTGACCGGAACCGGGTACCGCGAGATGTGGGACGTGCTGGAGGGCACCCGCTCCCTGGCGGACGCGGCGGCGGAGATGAAGCGGCAGACGCGCCAGTACGCGCGCCGGCAGCTCACGTGGTTCCGGAACCAGCTTCCGGACGTGGCGGTTCGGCTCGAGGCGACCCGGCCCCTGGAGGACCAGGTGCGCGTCGTCGTGGACCATTGGGAGGAGGAGAGGCGCGCGGCATGA
- the bshA gene encoding N-acetyl-alpha-D-glucosaminyl L-malate synthase BshA, which yields MKIGISCYPTYGGSGAVATELGLKLAEHGHEVHIVSYALPFRLASFHERVFFHEVEMADYPLFEYPPYSLALAVSLHDIATRYELDLVHAHYAIPHAASAWIAQEMMGSAGPRIVTTLHGTDITLVGMQPSYKPITRFSILKSDGLTAVSEFLRGETVTHFQVPDERIRVIPNFIDPDVFHPDRQPCHRASLAPGGEPILMHVSNFRPVKRVTDVIEVFGRVRAARRARLVMVGDGPDRIRAEQRARELGIESDVLFLGKHATVEELLSCADAFLLPSEAESFGLAALEAMASGAPVITSRAGGLPELVADGENGYLLDVGDVEGMADAALELLDDPERARAMGRAARSWAVERYSAARVVPEYERFYADVLAGSRT from the coding sequence ATGAAGATCGGGATCAGCTGCTATCCGACCTACGGCGGCTCGGGAGCCGTGGCCACCGAGCTGGGCCTCAAGCTGGCGGAGCACGGACACGAGGTGCACATCGTGTCGTACGCGCTGCCGTTCCGTCTCGCGTCGTTCCACGAGCGCGTCTTCTTCCACGAAGTGGAGATGGCGGATTACCCCTTGTTCGAGTATCCGCCCTACTCGCTCGCCCTGGCCGTCTCGTTGCACGACATCGCCACGCGCTACGAGCTCGATCTCGTCCATGCGCACTACGCGATCCCCCATGCCGCCTCCGCATGGATCGCGCAGGAGATGATGGGGAGCGCCGGCCCCCGCATCGTGACCACGCTGCACGGCACCGACATCACGCTGGTGGGGATGCAACCTTCCTACAAGCCCATCACGCGCTTCTCCATCCTCAAGTCGGACGGCCTGACCGCGGTGTCGGAGTTCCTCCGGGGGGAGACCGTCACGCACTTCCAGGTGCCGGACGAGCGGATCCGTGTCATTCCCAACTTCATCGACCCCGACGTCTTCCATCCCGATCGGCAACCCTGTCATCGCGCCAGCCTCGCGCCCGGTGGTGAGCCGATCCTGATGCACGTCTCGAACTTCCGACCGGTCAAGCGCGTCACGGACGTCATCGAGGTCTTCGGGCGCGTCCGGGCCGCCCGCCGCGCCCGCCTTGTCATGGTGGGAGACGGGCCGGACCGCATCCGCGCGGAGCAGCGCGCGCGCGAGCTCGGGATCGAGAGCGACGTGCTCTTCCTGGGCAAGCACGCCACCGTCGAGGAGCTGCTCTCGTGTGCGGACGCCTTCCTGCTGCCGTCGGAGGCGGAATCGTTCGGTCTGGCCGCACTGGAGGCCATGGCGTCGGGAGCTCCCGTGATCACGTCGCGTGCGGGCGGGCTGCCCGAGCTCGTCGCGGACGGCGAGAACGGATATCTGCTGGACGTGGGTGACGTCGAAGGAATGGCCGACGCTGCGCTCGAGCTGCTGGACGACCCCGAGCGTGCACGCGCGATGGGTCGGGCCGCGCGATCCTGGGCCGTGGAGCGCTATTCGGCCGCGCGCGTGGTTCCCGAGTACGAGCGCTTCTATGCCGACGTGCTCGCGGGGAGCCGGACGTGA
- a CDS encoding undecaprenyl-diphosphate phosphatase — translation MTLWDALILGIIQGATEFLPVSSSGHLVLGQTLLGVEAPGVAFEIVVHVATLISVLVVYRERIARLVADAVRGQRDAWSYIGLLVLATIPAAVIGLGFEDRIAALFEDPRAVALAFLVTGALLWSTRRALERGADRHPRVGSALAMGFAQSFALIPGISRSGSTVVAGLWARVDPTEAAAFSFLMSIPAIAGAAVLKAPDVMAAGGNGLAPLLVGGVAAALTGVLAIRSFVALLRRRAFHQFALYLWPLGILFLIYLGVWR, via the coding sequence GTGACCCTCTGGGACGCGCTGATCCTCGGCATCATCCAGGGCGCGACCGAGTTCCTGCCGGTGTCCAGCTCCGGGCACCTGGTCCTGGGACAGACGCTGCTCGGCGTCGAGGCCCCGGGCGTGGCCTTCGAGATCGTGGTGCACGTGGCCACCCTGATCTCGGTGCTGGTCGTCTATCGGGAGCGGATCGCGCGTCTGGTCGCGGATGCGGTGCGCGGACAGCGCGACGCCTGGAGCTACATCGGTCTCCTCGTCCTGGCCACGATCCCCGCGGCCGTGATCGGCCTCGGCTTCGAGGACCGCATCGCCGCGCTCTTCGAGGATCCCCGCGCGGTCGCGCTGGCGTTCCTGGTCACCGGGGCGCTGCTGTGGAGCACGCGCCGGGCGCTGGAGCGGGGCGCCGATCGGCATCCGCGTGTGGGCTCGGCCCTGGCCATGGGCTTCGCGCAGTCGTTCGCGCTGATCCCGGGGATCTCGCGCTCCGGCAGCACCGTCGTGGCCGGCCTGTGGGCGCGCGTCGACCCCACGGAGGCCGCCGCCTTCTCGTTCCTGATGTCGATCCCGGCCATCGCGGGCGCCGCGGTGTTGAAGGCTCCGGATGTCATGGCCGCCGGCGGGAACGGCCTGGCGCCCCTTCTCGTGGGTGGCGTCGCGGCGGCCCTGACCGGGGTGCTGGCCATCCGCTCCTTCGTGGCCTTGCTCAGGCGGCGCGCGTTCCACCAGTTCGCCCTCTATCTGTGGCCGCTGGGCATCCTGTTCCTGATCTATCTGGGAGTGTGGCGATGA
- the nadC gene encoding carboxylating nicotinate-nucleotide diphosphorylase, with protein sequence MNESPDDPVREAAALIRMALQEDVAEGDFTTLWTVPAETEARATIVAKQPLVVSGGAIAARVFTTVEPRLDAQPLLADGSHVESGTAVMEIRGPARGVLTAERTALNFLGHLSGIATLTRRFVDAVAGTGARILDTRKTTPGWRTLEKRAVRDGGGVNHRHGLYDMVMIKDNHIAAAGGIEAAVARVRHGNRAALPVEVEVTTVSELVRVLPLGVDRVLLDNMSADTMRECVRRVRALQGRAPETEASGNVTLGTVRGVAQTGVDFISVGALTHSAPTADLSLRILS encoded by the coding sequence ATGAACGAGTCCCCCGACGACCCGGTGCGGGAGGCCGCGGCCCTGATCCGGATGGCGCTGCAGGAGGACGTGGCGGAAGGGGATTTCACCACGTTGTGGACCGTGCCCGCCGAGACCGAGGCGCGCGCGACCATCGTGGCCAAGCAGCCCCTCGTGGTGTCGGGCGGCGCGATCGCCGCCCGCGTGTTCACGACGGTGGAGCCGCGCCTCGACGCGCAACCGCTCCTGGCCGACGGAAGCCACGTGGAGAGCGGGACCGCCGTGATGGAGATCCGAGGCCCGGCCCGCGGGGTGCTCACCGCGGAGCGGACGGCGCTCAACTTCCTGGGCCACCTGTCGGGTATCGCCACGCTCACCCGACGCTTCGTCGACGCCGTGGCCGGCACCGGCGCGAGGATCCTGGATACGCGCAAGACCACTCCGGGCTGGCGGACATTGGAGAAGCGCGCCGTGCGCGACGGCGGCGGGGTCAACCACCGCCATGGGCTCTACGACATGGTGATGATCAAGGACAACCACATCGCGGCGGCCGGGGGGATCGAGGCGGCCGTGGCGCGCGTTCGCCATGGCAACCGCGCCGCGCTCCCGGTGGAGGTGGAGGTCACCACCGTCTCCGAGCTGGTGCGGGTGCTGCCGCTGGGTGTCGACCGTGTGCTGCTGGACAACATGTCTGCGGACACCATGCGGGAGTGCGTGCGGCGGGTGCGCGCGCTGCAGGGCCGCGCGCCCGAGACGGAGGCGTCGGGCAACGTCACGCTCGGGACCGTGCGCGGCGTCGCCCAGACCGGGGTCGACTTCATCAGCGTGGGCGCGCTCACCCATTCGGCGCCCACCGCGGACCTGTCGCTGCGCATCCTGTCCTGA
- a CDS encoding biotin--[acetyl-CoA-carboxylase] ligase, whose protein sequence is MRRRWEGRQVSDLAHAWDLEALEIHDRLGSTADRLRERVDGGLRPWAVVLAEAQTAGRGRDGRVWSSAAGRGLWMSVLAPVLTDGRPAPLLAGVAVAEAIERAFAPLAPRLKWPNDVELGGRKIAGILCETAPGAPLRIGIGVNVLHHREDFPPELQGLATSIVEAGGPTEPGSRARLAGAILERLRAAWSAPASAWHAAWSARDALHGRQVRCDAGPSGEAMGVDEAGGLRVRTSEGSVVVVRSGGVRAVVDSTADAPPQP, encoded by the coding sequence GTGCGCAGGCGGTGGGAGGGCCGGCAGGTCTCCGACCTCGCCCACGCGTGGGACCTGGAGGCCCTCGAGATCCACGACCGGCTGGGCTCCACCGCCGACCGCCTGCGCGAACGCGTCGACGGGGGCCTGCGCCCGTGGGCGGTCGTCCTGGCGGAGGCGCAGACCGCGGGCCGGGGACGTGACGGCCGCGTCTGGAGCTCGGCGGCGGGGCGCGGGCTGTGGATGTCGGTGCTGGCGCCGGTGCTGACGGACGGGCGCCCCGCACCGCTGCTGGCGGGTGTGGCCGTGGCCGAGGCCATCGAGCGGGCCTTCGCCCCCCTGGCGCCCCGCCTCAAGTGGCCGAACGACGTCGAGCTGGGCGGACGAAAGATCGCGGGCATCCTCTGCGAGACAGCTCCGGGCGCGCCGCTCCGGATCGGGATCGGCGTCAACGTGCTCCACCACCGCGAAGACTTCCCGCCGGAGCTGCAGGGCCTGGCCACGTCCATCGTCGAGGCGGGCGGCCCGACGGAGCCGGGCTCGCGCGCGCGCCTGGCCGGCGCCATCCTGGAACGCCTGCGCGCCGCCTGGAGCGCGCCCGCCTCCGCGTGGCACGCGGCCTGGTCGGCACGCGACGCGCTGCACGGTCGGCAGGTCCGCTGTGACGCCGGGCCCTCCGGAGAGGCCATGGGGGTGGATGAGGCGGGAGGGCTCCGCGTGCGCACCTCCGAGGGGAGCGTGGTGGTGGTGCGCTCGGGGGGTGTGCGTGCGGTGGTGGATTCGACGGCGGACGCTCCGCCGCAACCGTGA
- a CDS encoding type III pantothenate kinase: MHLLFDVGNTETVVGLARPGTLDMVAHWRLSTHMPRTADEVRVLLRALLAEAGHGDTPIERAVVGSVVPRVTSVLVAALETLAPGAVFTVEASSPLSVRLDVDEPLTVGADRIVNTLAAARLYGRDTIAVDLGTATTFDCITADGVFQGGVIAPGVSVGLEWFSQRTAKLPRIGLELPERVIGRRTEDCMRSGVFWMAVDGVDGMVDRIRAEWGRAEPLVVATGGFSTLLGPHCRTVERVEPLLTLRGLMLAGGELSARGG, encoded by the coding sequence ATGCACCTGCTGTTCGATGTCGGCAACACCGAGACCGTGGTGGGCCTGGCCCGGCCCGGCACGCTCGACATGGTGGCCCACTGGCGCCTCAGCACCCACATGCCCCGCACGGCGGACGAGGTGCGTGTGCTGCTGCGGGCCCTGCTCGCCGAAGCGGGGCACGGCGACACCCCGATCGAGCGCGCGGTCGTGGGCTCGGTCGTGCCGCGCGTGACGTCGGTGCTGGTGGCGGCGCTCGAGACCCTGGCCCCCGGGGCGGTCTTCACGGTCGAGGCGTCCTCGCCGCTCTCCGTGCGGCTGGACGTGGACGAGCCGCTCACGGTGGGCGCCGACCGCATCGTCAACACGCTGGCCGCCGCGCGCCTCTACGGACGCGACACCATCGCGGTGGACCTCGGCACGGCCACCACGTTCGATTGCATCACGGCCGACGGCGTCTTCCAGGGAGGTGTGATCGCGCCCGGCGTATCGGTGGGACTCGAGTGGTTCTCGCAGCGCACGGCGAAGCTGCCGCGCATCGGCCTGGAGCTCCCCGAGCGCGTCATCGGGCGGCGCACCGAGGACTGCATGCGAAGCGGCGTGTTCTGGATGGCCGTCGACGGGGTGGACGGGATGGTCGATCGCATCCGCGCGGAGTGGGGCCGCGCGGAGCCGCTGGTCGTCGCGACGGGTGGCTTCTCGACGCTGCTCGGGCCGCACTGTCGGACGGTCGAGCGGGTGGAGCCGTTGCTGACGCTGCGCGGTCTGATGCTCGCGGGCGGGGAGCTCAGCGCCCGGGGCGGCTGA
- a CDS encoding squalene/phytoene synthase family protein, with translation MSAPPSPADHRRAELLRIASRTFAVGIERLPARLREPVQTAYLLLRVSDYLEDSETLPEVRKVALLRAWADALDAEAPSRSTSHPGATPDPGAVFEAAAAGASSAPGPAASDFGTLLGAVDEETPDAAVAREYALVLQALRALPEPRRGIVQRHVGDTTRGMARWVERGPDFEDEADLDDYMHEVAGRVGWLLTDLFAAESAEVATDRARMNDLGRSFGLGLQTVNVLRGLHQDHHRGWLYVPRTWLRDAGLSGPELFEPAYRQQALAVLERLTSKAARHLDDAVHYTLALPRRLHGVRVFCALPLFFALRTLALTRSNPDVFTREVKMTRPEVARIVARTQLLAWSNTWVRGAAARLSRPGR, from the coding sequence ATGTCCGCACCACCCAGCCCTGCCGATCACCGCCGCGCCGAGCTGCTCCGGATCGCCAGCCGGACCTTCGCGGTGGGCATCGAGCGCCTCCCGGCCCGCCTGCGCGAGCCGGTCCAGACGGCCTACCTGCTCCTCCGGGTCTCGGACTACCTGGAGGACTCCGAGACGCTGCCCGAGGTGCGCAAGGTGGCGCTGCTCCGGGCCTGGGCCGACGCGCTGGACGCCGAGGCCCCGTCCCGTTCCACCTCCCATCCCGGCGCAACCCCCGACCCCGGGGCGGTCTTCGAGGCCGCTGCGGCCGGGGCCTCCTCGGCGCCGGGGCCTGCCGCCTCCGACTTCGGCACCCTGCTGGGCGCGGTGGACGAGGAGACCCCCGACGCGGCGGTGGCCCGGGAGTACGCCCTGGTGCTGCAGGCGCTGCGGGCCCTGCCCGAGCCCCGGCGCGGGATCGTGCAACGCCATGTCGGGGACACCACCCGCGGCATGGCGCGCTGGGTGGAGCGTGGGCCCGACTTCGAGGACGAGGCCGACCTCGACGACTACATGCACGAGGTCGCGGGGCGCGTGGGATGGTTGCTCACCGACCTGTTCGCCGCGGAGAGTGCGGAGGTGGCCACCGACCGCGCGCGGATGAACGACCTGGGCCGCTCGTTCGGGCTGGGCCTGCAGACCGTGAACGTGCTGCGCGGCCTGCACCAGGATCACCACCGGGGATGGCTGTACGTGCCGCGCACCTGGCTGCGCGATGCGGGGCTGTCGGGCCCCGAGCTGTTCGAGCCGGCATACCGGCAGCAGGCTCTCGCGGTCCTGGAGCGTCTGACGTCCAAGGCGGCGCGGCACCTGGACGACGCCGTCCATTACACGCTCGCGCTGCCGCGCCGCCTGCACGGAGTGCGCGTCTTCTGCGCCCTGCCCCTCTTCTTCGCGCTGCGCACGCTGGCACTCACGCGCTCGAACCCGGACGTCTTCACCCGCGAGGTCAAGATGACCCGCCCCGAAGTCGCGCGCATCGTCGCGCGCACCCAGCTGCTCGCGTGGAGCAACACGTGGGTGCGGGGGGCCGCCGCCCGGCTCAGCCGCCCCGGGCGCTGA
- the groES gene encoding co-chaperone GroES codes for MATKAATKITPLADRVVVKPLDEAEEMRGGLYIPDTAKEKPQQGEVIAVGPGKLSDEGKRLAPDVSAGDKVLYGKYSGTEVTVDGDQYLILRESDILAIIK; via the coding sequence ATGGCGACCAAAGCGGCGACCAAGATCACGCCCCTGGCGGATCGTGTGGTGGTCAAGCCCCTCGATGAGGCGGAAGAGATGCGGGGTGGCCTCTACATCCCTGACACGGCCAAGGAGAAGCCGCAGCAGGGGGAGGTCATCGCGGTGGGCCCCGGCAAGCTGTCCGACGAGGGCAAGCGGCTGGCGCCCGACGTGTCGGCCGGGGACAAGGTGCTCTACGGGAAGTACTCGGGCACCGAGGTGACCGTGGATGGGGACCAGTACCTCATCCTCCGGGAGTCGGACATCCTCGCCATCATCAAGTAG
- the groL gene encoding chaperonin GroEL (60 kDa chaperone family; promotes refolding of misfolded polypeptides especially under stressful conditions; forms two stacked rings of heptamers to form a barrel-shaped 14mer; ends can be capped by GroES; misfolded proteins enter the barrel where they are refolded when GroES binds), which produces MAAKELGFDVEARARLKSGVDKLARAVKVTLGPKGRNVVLDRKFGSPTVTKDGVSVAKEVELEDPVENMGAQMVKEVATKTSDVAGDGTTTATVLAQAIFAEGLKNVTAGSNPMGIRRGIDKGVEAVVAELKKLSTATKGKKEIAQVGAISANNNSEIGDLIAEAMDKVGKDGVITVEEARGLATELDTVEGMQFDRGYLSPYFVTDPERMEAVLEDPVILIHDKKVSSMKDLLPILEKVAQMGRPLLIIAEEVEGEALATLVVNKLRGTLKVCSVKAPGFGDRRKAMLQDIAVLTGGQVISEEVGYKLENTVVNDLGRAKRIVIDKDNTTIIDGAGDQKAIKGRIDEIRVAIDKSTSDYDREKLQERLAKLAGGVAVINVGAATETEMKEKKALVEDALHATRAAVEEGIVPGGGVALLRAQKALDKVDASGDEAIGVQILRRALEAPIRQIAENAGGEGSIVVERVREAKKSGFGYNAQSGEYEDLVEAGVIDPTKVVRSALQNAASIAGLLLTTEAVVVEKPEEEKPAMPGAGGMGGMY; this is translated from the coding sequence ATGGCTGCGAAAGAGCTGGGATTCGACGTCGAAGCCCGCGCGCGCCTCAAGAGCGGTGTAGACAAGCTGGCCCGCGCCGTGAAGGTGACGCTCGGCCCCAAGGGGCGGAATGTGGTCCTCGATCGCAAGTTCGGCTCCCCGACCGTCACCAAGGACGGTGTGTCGGTCGCCAAGGAGGTCGAGCTCGAGGATCCGGTCGAGAACATGGGTGCCCAGATGGTGAAGGAGGTCGCCACCAAGACCTCCGACGTCGCCGGTGACGGCACCACCACGGCCACCGTGCTCGCCCAGGCGATCTTCGCCGAGGGCCTGAAGAACGTGACGGCCGGTTCGAACCCGATGGGCATCCGTCGCGGGATCGACAAGGGCGTCGAGGCCGTCGTGGCCGAGCTGAAGAAGCTCTCGACGGCCACGAAGGGGAAGAAGGAGATCGCGCAGGTCGGTGCCATCTCGGCCAACAACAACTCCGAGATCGGTGACCTGATCGCCGAGGCGATGGACAAGGTCGGCAAGGACGGCGTCATCACCGTGGAGGAGGCCCGCGGCCTGGCCACGGAGCTGGACACGGTCGAAGGGATGCAGTTCGACCGCGGCTACCTGTCGCCCTACTTCGTCACGGACCCGGAGCGCATGGAGGCCGTCCTGGAGGATCCGGTCATCCTCATCCACGACAAGAAGGTGTCGTCGATGAAGGACCTGCTGCCGATCCTCGAGAAGGTCGCCCAGATGGGCCGTCCGCTGCTGATCATCGCGGAGGAGGTCGAGGGTGAGGCGCTGGCGACGCTGGTCGTCAACAAGCTGCGGGGCACGCTGAAGGTCTGCTCCGTGAAGGCGCCCGGCTTCGGTGATCGTCGCAAGGCCATGCTGCAGGACATCGCGGTGCTGACCGGCGGCCAGGTGATCTCCGAGGAAGTCGGCTACAAGCTGGAGAACACCGTCGTCAACGATCTCGGCCGCGCCAAGCGCATCGTGATCGACAAGGACAACACCACCATCATCGACGGCGCCGGCGACCAGAAGGCCATCAAGGGCCGGATCGACGAGATCCGTGTCGCCATCGACAAGTCGACGTCCGACTACGACCGCGAGAAGCTGCAGGAGCGGCTGGCCAAGCTGGCCGGCGGCGTCGCGGTCATCAACGTCGGTGCGGCGACCGAGACCGAGATGAAGGAGAAGAAGGCGCTGGTGGAGGATGCTCTCCACGCCACGCGCGCCGCGGTCGAGGAAGGCATCGTGCCCGGTGGTGGCGTCGCGCTGCTGCGGGCCCAGAAGGCGCTCGACAAGGTGGACGCGTCGGGCGACGAGGCCATCGGCGTGCAGATCCTGCGTCGGGCCCTGGAGGCTCCGATCCGGCAGATCGCCGAGAACGCGGGTGGCGAGGGCTCGATCGTGGTCGAGCGCGTGCGCGAGGCCAAGAAGTCGGGCTTCGGCTACAACGCGCAGAGCGGCGAGTACGAGGACCTGGTCGAGGCGGGCGTGATCGACCCGACCAAGGTGGTCCGCAGCGCGCTGCAGAATGCGGCGTCGATCGCGGGCCTGCTGCTCACCACCGAGGCGGTCGTGGTGGAGAAGCCGGAGGAGGAGAAGCCGGCGATGCCCGGCGCCGGCGGCATGGGCGGCATGTACTAG
- a CDS encoding glycosyltransferase family 39 protein, producing MAPPPRRTAWILFAIALVLFLPGIRWGLPHATGADRILAWGADEVGTLGPVAELYSVFLNPQVFNPQYPLFHYFVMALFVVPYLAYLRLTGGLSGLSSEYPYGLADPASALATMTLLSRLASLLMGAGLVVATWKAASLLWGRRAGLLAALFTMLAVPVVYYARTSNVDLPALFWTSLGFVVFARALKDGLTPRRGIWLGVWAAVAVGTKDNSWAFFLAMGLAVTALQLRAPGPLAERLKPLWMGMATSAALYAFTSGLVFRPSRWRQHVDWVVGAAVSLEYPRTLAGAAGLFAEMVSQIASAMGWVGLLAALAGVYLSRRQPRTTWPALALIVVPVLTIFPVWFLNIRFVLPLVWLLGLYAAVAFAEGLDARSVGTRRATLVVLLASSSWLFVRGLDLTYQSLRDGRYAMGAWLEQHAADQTVGYFGSFRKLPPVPASLAWHRLHDVCTLEEWAGAPDILVIIPQLQYGLEHEWEITGPTWDAIVDGRLGYERVWRAPDRGLFTRLPIPFVDPPMQVFARGDFLATVPEEARRTQRDPALLAPLEPVLAPWMRRARGVVWWSRNEHLPHPCGQRDLWDPFGVEPPPPFIHATE from the coding sequence ATGGCCCCGCCGCCCCGCCGTACCGCCTGGATCCTGTTCGCGATCGCGCTGGTCCTGTTCCTCCCCGGGATCCGGTGGGGCCTGCCCCACGCGACCGGAGCCGACCGCATCCTGGCCTGGGGCGCCGACGAGGTGGGGACGCTGGGACCGGTGGCCGAGCTCTACAGTGTGTTCCTGAACCCACAGGTCTTCAATCCGCAGTACCCGCTCTTCCACTACTTCGTGATGGCGCTGTTCGTCGTTCCCTACCTGGCGTACCTGCGCCTGACCGGGGGGCTGAGCGGGTTGTCGTCGGAGTATCCGTACGGGTTGGCCGATCCCGCGAGCGCGTTGGCCACCATGACCCTGCTGTCCCGCCTGGCGAGCCTGCTCATGGGGGCAGGGCTGGTCGTGGCCACGTGGAAGGCGGCCAGCCTCCTGTGGGGCCGGCGCGCCGGGCTGCTGGCGGCGCTCTTCACGATGCTGGCCGTGCCGGTCGTCTACTACGCCCGGACCAGCAATGTGGATCTGCCGGCCCTCTTCTGGACCTCGCTGGGCTTCGTGGTCTTCGCCCGCGCGCTCAAGGACGGGCTCACGCCGCGGCGCGGGATCTGGCTCGGCGTGTGGGCCGCCGTCGCCGTCGGGACCAAGGACAACAGCTGGGCGTTCTTCCTGGCCATGGGCCTGGCCGTCACGGCGCTGCAGCTGCGCGCGCCGGGCCCGCTCGCCGAGCGGCTCAAGCCGCTCTGGATGGGAATGGCCACCTCGGCGGCGCTCTACGCGTTCACGAGCGGTCTGGTCTTCCGACCGTCCCGCTGGCGGCAGCACGTGGACTGGGTGGTCGGAGCGGCCGTCTCGCTCGAGTATCCGCGCACGCTGGCCGGCGCGGCGGGCCTGTTCGCGGAGATGGTGTCGCAGATCGCATCCGCCATGGGGTGGGTCGGGCTCCTCGCCGCCCTGGCGGGCGTCTACCTGAGCCGACGCCAGCCCCGCACCACCTGGCCGGCCCTGGCGCTGATCGTCGTGCCCGTGCTGACGATCTTCCCGGTCTGGTTCCTGAACATCCGCTTCGTGCTCCCGCTCGTCTGGCTCCTCGGGCTCTACGCCGCCGTCGCCTTCGCGGAAGGCCTGGACGCACGCTCGGTCGGGACGCGCCGGGCCACCCTGGTGGTGCTGCTGGCGTCGTCGTCATGGCTGTTCGTGCGCGGCCTCGATCTCACGTACCAGAGCCTGCGCGACGGCCGCTATGCCATGGGAGCGTGGCTGGAGCAGCACGCCGCCGACCAGACCGTCGGCTACTTCGGGTCGTTCCGGAAGCTACCGCCGGTGCCGGCTTCGCTCGCGTGGCACCGCCTCCACGACGTCTGCACCCTGGAGGAGTGGGCGGGCGCGCCCGACATCCTGGTGATCATCCCGCAGCTGCAGTACGGGCTCGAGCACGAGTGGGAGATCACGGGGCCCACCTGGGATGCGATCGTCGACGGTCGACTCGGATACGAACGGGTGTGGCGCGCCCCCGACCGCGGTCTCTTCACGCGCCTCCCGATCCCGTTCGTCGACCCACCGATGCAGGTCTTCGCTCGCGGGGACTTCCTGGCCACGGTGCCGGAGGAGGCCCGGCGCACCCAGCGGGACCCGGCGCTGCTCGCGCCCCTCGAGCCGGTCCTCGCCCCGTGGATGCGCCGCGCGCGCGGGGTCGTGTGGTGGAGCCGGAACGAGCACCTCCCACACCCCTGCGGCCAACGCGACCTGTGGGATCCGTTCGGCGTGGAGCCGCCGCCGCCGTTCATCCACGCGACGGAGTGA